A DNA window from Lepidochelys kempii isolate rLepKem1 chromosome 9, rLepKem1.hap2, whole genome shotgun sequence contains the following coding sequences:
- the AMER1 gene encoding APC membrane recruitment protein 1 isoform X4, which yields METCCTEDAVGTSSPSVICRQVEGGDQKQEESRVGDRLPEWSDASVAAVEQAPPGKLKKTAFKLFGGKRSICTLPSFFGGKNKGQGKGASKKGLSKSKTHDGISDVGYEDGKGRLQLDSPLNGGMDSHPRQLPSSQSAHLATDASIKFEFGRQESSPLGSAEGFEKKPNGDKSLSFPRPKKGLKGLFNSIRRHRKNKAAESEKVEWAADCGDGEQAKKTQGAGAETQRASEEESPGGTPFPAPCTGSLDGNCSLNTTTNLGENTDWLVAAQSSSEGDAAMVPVGKDNILDVKLDAETIVCAGSPCDGLPEAHHPDYPDNDPPSVHSGDQLSLIFGDVTSLKSFDSLTGCGDIIAEPDIDSIAESTISIERSRDAAKRSSCLVTYQGGGEEMATPEEIEEYLQQLWEGTTEVDSRYETKLPQPINSPKLLGVNSKLETCGLHEEVAHLYAGGVMDDVELLTPPSDQQESAPNSDEGYYDSTTPGPEDELGEIKKDRLPRDSYSGDALYEFYEPDDTLMSPSLGDESLFESKASHPEIFSHFLDFAVPAEKNLIQMMGQSSGVMETEEERLAAIQKQLLYWELQREPVAKQLDVPSKEKCPRDKQYIECNTRAAKLIGKNQSCLGSEQVASPVLSRNVDAGISVSGLENPEWRDFQGTLCPEKYYNGQKAQGSCLIQLMKNNSVFDSDLDHAVFGELRSLVPAKTVTVTYPSYRTHDPDSCLQNEHHSRMENCLREPQTESECEPEQAVNFSQALVEFTSSGTLFSSLSESLGSSDSGSSFTQNLSVLPTMVTFDIVDVEQEGEGECEQHLEMNADEDIAASFEAFDDSYVQKESFAECDERMFLGYPQDSFQSCNWGVGSLPRHLRLHGLNPSLPAPLSINRRSRSLDTESLELELADMPLSKNGLKPCQLWSKWDSGKKDSVPRVSRSKESIQLSPSEGGEADGVLTWPGLQHVEYKAELSSGGEKPWSCTLTARAAVVKGSWDTSEQSEVDSPYMSLGWSNARETPDRMPQDTGASNLMLQTPRHVVRPSNLPLQTDTREAQEVSSSYRYPRENMAKKLACVLSLGEKGADLPQSFAFTQSPDKSAKCKLAGITQGTFQFHDGTETLKPSDCFAERYGSSSTDLLKGGLVHGNTLPVSCQSTTVNAQNKSERATDELH from the coding sequence ATGGAAACGTGCTGTACAGAGGATGCCGTTGGAACCAGCTCTCCATCTGTCATCTGCAGGCAAGTTGAGGGAGGAGACCAGAAGCAGGAGGAGAGCAGAGTAGGTGACCGGCTGCCTGAATGGAGCGATGCTTCTGTTGCGGCTGTGGAGCAGGCACCCCCTGGCAAGCTGAAGAAAACTGCCTTCAAGCtctttggggggaagaggagcatATGCACCCTGCCAAGCTTctttggaggaaaaaataaaggcCAAGGGAAGGGAGCCTCCAAAAAGGGTCTCAGTAAAAGTAAGACGCACGATGGGATCAGCGACGTTGGGTATGAGGATGGGAAAGGGAGGTTGCAGTTGGACAGCCCCTTGAATGGAGGGATGGACTCGCATCCTCGCCAGCTGCCAAGCTCTCAGAGCGCTCACTTGGCAACAGACGCCAGCATCAAATTTGAGTTTGgcaggcaggagagctctcccctggGGAGTGCCGAGGGCTTTGAGAAAAAGCCCAATGGAGACAAATCGTTGTCCTTCCCTAGACCCAAAAAAGGGCTGAAGGGGCTTTTCAACAGCATCCGGCGCCACAGAAAGAACAAAGCTGCTGAGTCTGAGAAAGTGGAGTGGGCCGCTGATTGCGGGGATGGAGAGCAAGCCAAGAAGACTCAAGGGGCGGGGGCTGAAACGCAGCGAGCCTCTGAGGAGGAGAGTCCAGGAGGCACCCCTTTCCCCGCACCATGCACAGGGAGCTTGGATGGTAACTGCTCACTGAACACAACGACCAACCTTGGAGAAAACACCGACTGGCTCGTGGCTGCTCAAAGTAGCTCGGAAGGAGATGCAGCAATGGTGCCTGTGGGCAAAGACAATATTCTAGATGTGAAATTGGACGCAGAGACTATTGTCTGTGCCGGCTCACCCTGTGATGGCCTCCCTGAAGCACACCATCCTGACTACCCAGACAATGACCCCCCTTCAGTACACTCTGGAGACCAGCTCAGCTTGATCTTTGGAGATGTTACTTCCCTTAAAAGTTTTGATTCCCTCACTGGGTGTGGAGACATAATTGCTGAGCCAGACATCGACAGTATTGCTGAGAGCACGATTTCCATAGAGCGCAGTAGAGATGCTGCCAAGAGAAGCTCATGCCTTGTCACTtaccagggaggaggggaggagatggcCACGCCGGAGGAGATAGAGGAGTACCTCCAGCAGCTGTGGGAGGGCACCACCGAGGTGGACAGCCGCTACGAAACCAAGCTGCCTCAGCCCATAAACAGTCCCAAGCTGCTGGGAGTGAATAGCAAGCTGGAGACTTGCGGCTTGCATGAGGAGGTGGCCCATCTGTACGCTGGAGGTGTGATGGATGATGTAGAGCTCTTAACGCCGCCCAGTGACCAGCAAGAATCTGCTCCCAATAGCGATGAGGGTTATTATGACTCTACCACACCGGGGCCAGAGGATGAACTTGGGGAAATCAAGAAGGACCGTCTCCCAAGAGACAGTTACAGTGGTGATGCACTTTATGAGTTTTATGAGCCCGATGACACCCTGATGAGCCCCTCTCTCGGGGACGAATCCTTATTTGAGAGCAAAGCATCTCATCCAGAGATCTTCAGCCATTTCTTAGACTTTGCTGTCCCTGCCGAAAAGAACCTTATTCAGATGATGGGGCAGAGCAGTGGAGTGATGGAGACTGAGGAAGAGAGGCTGGCTGCTATTCAGAAACAGCTGCTGTATTGGGAGCTTCAGAGGGAACCAGTTGCAAAACAGCTGGACGTCCCCAGCAAAGAGAAATGTCCCAGAGACAAGCAATACATTGAATGTAATACTAGAGCAGCCAAATTGATTGGCAAAAATCAGAGTTGCCTTGGTAGTGAGCAAGTTGCTTCTCCAGTTTTGAGCAGAAATGTAGATGCTGGGATTTCAGTGTCTGGACTGGAAAATCCTGAGTGGAGGGACTTTCAAGGGACACTGTGTCCAGAAAAGTATTACAATGGCCAAAAAGCCCAAGGAAGTTGCCTTATTCAGCTCATGAAAAACAACTCTGTGTTTGATTCTGATTTGGATCATGCAGTGTTTGGGGAACTACGTAGCTTAGTCCCAGCCAAAACTGTGACTGTGACCTATCCCAGCTACAGAACACATGACCCCGATAGCTGTTTGCAAAATGAACACCACAGCAGAATGGAAAACTGCCTCAGGGAACCCCAGACAGAAAGTGAATGTGAACCCGAGCAGGCTGTTAACTTCTCTCAGGCGCTGGTTGAGTTCACTAGCAGCGGCACTCTCTTCTCCAGCCTCTCTGAAAGCCTTGGTAGCTCTGATTCAGGTTCTTCCTTCACTCAGAACCTTTCTGTCCTTCCAACCATGGTCACTTTTGACATAGTGGATGTGGAGCAGGAAGGCGAGGGAGAATGTGAGCAGCATCTGGAGATGAACGCTGACGAGGACATTGCTGCATCCTTTGAGGCCTTTGATGACAGCTATGTGCAAAAGGAGTCCTTTGCCGAATGTGATGAACGAATGTTCCTGGGGTATCCCCAAGACTCTTTCCAGAGCTGTAACTGGGGTGTTGGCAGCCTTCCCCGTCATTTGCGCCTGCATGGCTTGAacccctccctgccagcaccGCTCTCTATCAACAGAAGAAGCAGGTCACTTGACACAGAGAGCTTGGAGTTGGAGCTTGCAGATATGCCTCTCTCCAAGAATGGCCTTAAGCCTTGTCAGCTCTGGTCTAAATGGGACAGTGGCAAGAAGGACTCTGTCCCCAGGGTGAGCAGAAGCAAGGAGAGCATTCAGCTGTCTCCTTCCGAAGGAGGAGAAGCTGATGGGGTACTTACCTGGCCAGGGTTGCAGCATGTGGAGTACAAAGCCGAGCTTTCCTCAGGGGGAGAGAAACCGTGGAGCTGTACTCTGACTGCAAGGGCTGCCGTTGTCAAAGGCAGCTGGGATACATCTGAGCAGTCAGAAGTGGATTCCCCTTACATGTCCCTTGGATGGAGCAATGCCAGGGAGACTCCGGACAGGATGCCCCAGGATACTGGGGCCAGTAATCTAATGCTTCAGACGCCTAGACATGTGGTCAGACCATCCAATTTACCTCTGCAGACTGATACAAGAGAGGCCCAAGAGGTGTCTAGCTCCTACAGGTATCCTAGAGAAAATATGGCCAAAAAACTGGCTTGCGTGCTATCTTTGGGAGAAAAAGGGGCTGACTTACCTCAGAGCTTCGCTTTCACGCAGTCCCCTGATAAATCAGCAAAGTGCAAACTTGCTGGCATTACACAAGGAACGTTCCAGTTTCACGATGGCACTGAGACCTTAAAACCCTCAGATTGCTTTGCTGAACGTTATGGAAGCTCCAGTACAGACCTGCTGAAAGGGGGACTCGTACATGGGAACACGCTGCCCGTTAGCTGTCAAAGCACTACAGTGAAT
- the AMER1 gene encoding APC membrane recruitment protein 1 isoform X1: METCCTEDAVGTSSPSVICRQVEGGDQKQEESRVGDRLPEWSDASVAAVEQAPPGKLKKTAFKLFGGKRSICTLPSFFGGKNKGQGKGASKKGLSKSKTHDGISDVGYEDGKGRLQLDSPLNGGMDSHPRQLPSSQSAHLATDASIKFEFGRQESSPLGSAEGFEKKPNGDKSLSFPRPKKGLKGLFNSIRRHRKNKAAESEKVEWAADCGDGEQAKKTQGAGAETQRASEEESPGGTPFPAPCTGSLDGNCSLNTTTNLGENTDWLVAAQSSSEGDAAMVPVGKDNILDVKLDAETIVCAGSPCDGLPEAHHPDYPDNDPPSVHSGDQLSLIFGDVTSLKSFDSLTGCGDIIAEPDIDSIAESTISIERSRDAAKRSSCLVTYQGGGEEMATPEEIEEYLQQLWEGTTEVDSRYETKLPQPINSPKLLGVNSKLETCGLHEEVAHLYAGGVMDDVELLTPPSDQQESAPNSDEGYYDSTTPGPEDELGEIKKDRLPRDSYSGDALYEFYEPDDTLMSPSLGDESLFESKASHPEIFSHFLDFAVPAEKNLIQMMGQSSGVMETEEERLAAIQKQLLYWELQREPVAKQLDVPSKEKCPRDKQYIECNTRAAKLIGKNQSCLGSEQVASPVLSRNVDAGISVSGLENPEWRDFQGTLCPEKYYNGQKAQGSCLIQLMKNNSVFDSDLDHAVFGELRSLVPAKTVTVTYPSYRTHDPDSCLQNEHHSRMENCLREPQTESECEPEQAVNFSQALVEFTSSGTLFSSLSESLGSSDSGSSFTQNLSVLPTMVTFDIVDVEQEGEGECEQHLEMNADEDIAASFEAFDDSYVQKESFAECDERMFLGYPQDSFQSCNWGVGSLPRHLRLHGLNPSLPAPLSINRRSRSLDTESLELELADMPLSKNGLKPCQLWSKWDSGKKDSVPRVSRSKESIQLSPSEGGEADGVLTWPGLQHVEYKAELSSGGEKPWSCTLTARAAVVKGSWDTSEQSEVDSPYMSLGWSNARETPDRMPQDTGASNLMLQTPRHVVRPSNLPLQTDTREAQEVSSSYRYPRENMAKKLACVLSLGEKGADLPQSFAFTQSPDKSAKCKLAGITQGTFQFHDGTETLKPSDCFAERYGSSSTDLLKGGLVHGNTLPVSCQSTTVNVQGGKDTNLFWNHILKAIIQGRISTSKENASSFRHRIRVREPQMNSIKGLFLAEAGSCSHLCVLRLPSL; the protein is encoded by the coding sequence ATGGAAACGTGCTGTACAGAGGATGCCGTTGGAACCAGCTCTCCATCTGTCATCTGCAGGCAAGTTGAGGGAGGAGACCAGAAGCAGGAGGAGAGCAGAGTAGGTGACCGGCTGCCTGAATGGAGCGATGCTTCTGTTGCGGCTGTGGAGCAGGCACCCCCTGGCAAGCTGAAGAAAACTGCCTTCAAGCtctttggggggaagaggagcatATGCACCCTGCCAAGCTTctttggaggaaaaaataaaggcCAAGGGAAGGGAGCCTCCAAAAAGGGTCTCAGTAAAAGTAAGACGCACGATGGGATCAGCGACGTTGGGTATGAGGATGGGAAAGGGAGGTTGCAGTTGGACAGCCCCTTGAATGGAGGGATGGACTCGCATCCTCGCCAGCTGCCAAGCTCTCAGAGCGCTCACTTGGCAACAGACGCCAGCATCAAATTTGAGTTTGgcaggcaggagagctctcccctggGGAGTGCCGAGGGCTTTGAGAAAAAGCCCAATGGAGACAAATCGTTGTCCTTCCCTAGACCCAAAAAAGGGCTGAAGGGGCTTTTCAACAGCATCCGGCGCCACAGAAAGAACAAAGCTGCTGAGTCTGAGAAAGTGGAGTGGGCCGCTGATTGCGGGGATGGAGAGCAAGCCAAGAAGACTCAAGGGGCGGGGGCTGAAACGCAGCGAGCCTCTGAGGAGGAGAGTCCAGGAGGCACCCCTTTCCCCGCACCATGCACAGGGAGCTTGGATGGTAACTGCTCACTGAACACAACGACCAACCTTGGAGAAAACACCGACTGGCTCGTGGCTGCTCAAAGTAGCTCGGAAGGAGATGCAGCAATGGTGCCTGTGGGCAAAGACAATATTCTAGATGTGAAATTGGACGCAGAGACTATTGTCTGTGCCGGCTCACCCTGTGATGGCCTCCCTGAAGCACACCATCCTGACTACCCAGACAATGACCCCCCTTCAGTACACTCTGGAGACCAGCTCAGCTTGATCTTTGGAGATGTTACTTCCCTTAAAAGTTTTGATTCCCTCACTGGGTGTGGAGACATAATTGCTGAGCCAGACATCGACAGTATTGCTGAGAGCACGATTTCCATAGAGCGCAGTAGAGATGCTGCCAAGAGAAGCTCATGCCTTGTCACTtaccagggaggaggggaggagatggcCACGCCGGAGGAGATAGAGGAGTACCTCCAGCAGCTGTGGGAGGGCACCACCGAGGTGGACAGCCGCTACGAAACCAAGCTGCCTCAGCCCATAAACAGTCCCAAGCTGCTGGGAGTGAATAGCAAGCTGGAGACTTGCGGCTTGCATGAGGAGGTGGCCCATCTGTACGCTGGAGGTGTGATGGATGATGTAGAGCTCTTAACGCCGCCCAGTGACCAGCAAGAATCTGCTCCCAATAGCGATGAGGGTTATTATGACTCTACCACACCGGGGCCAGAGGATGAACTTGGGGAAATCAAGAAGGACCGTCTCCCAAGAGACAGTTACAGTGGTGATGCACTTTATGAGTTTTATGAGCCCGATGACACCCTGATGAGCCCCTCTCTCGGGGACGAATCCTTATTTGAGAGCAAAGCATCTCATCCAGAGATCTTCAGCCATTTCTTAGACTTTGCTGTCCCTGCCGAAAAGAACCTTATTCAGATGATGGGGCAGAGCAGTGGAGTGATGGAGACTGAGGAAGAGAGGCTGGCTGCTATTCAGAAACAGCTGCTGTATTGGGAGCTTCAGAGGGAACCAGTTGCAAAACAGCTGGACGTCCCCAGCAAAGAGAAATGTCCCAGAGACAAGCAATACATTGAATGTAATACTAGAGCAGCCAAATTGATTGGCAAAAATCAGAGTTGCCTTGGTAGTGAGCAAGTTGCTTCTCCAGTTTTGAGCAGAAATGTAGATGCTGGGATTTCAGTGTCTGGACTGGAAAATCCTGAGTGGAGGGACTTTCAAGGGACACTGTGTCCAGAAAAGTATTACAATGGCCAAAAAGCCCAAGGAAGTTGCCTTATTCAGCTCATGAAAAACAACTCTGTGTTTGATTCTGATTTGGATCATGCAGTGTTTGGGGAACTACGTAGCTTAGTCCCAGCCAAAACTGTGACTGTGACCTATCCCAGCTACAGAACACATGACCCCGATAGCTGTTTGCAAAATGAACACCACAGCAGAATGGAAAACTGCCTCAGGGAACCCCAGACAGAAAGTGAATGTGAACCCGAGCAGGCTGTTAACTTCTCTCAGGCGCTGGTTGAGTTCACTAGCAGCGGCACTCTCTTCTCCAGCCTCTCTGAAAGCCTTGGTAGCTCTGATTCAGGTTCTTCCTTCACTCAGAACCTTTCTGTCCTTCCAACCATGGTCACTTTTGACATAGTGGATGTGGAGCAGGAAGGCGAGGGAGAATGTGAGCAGCATCTGGAGATGAACGCTGACGAGGACATTGCTGCATCCTTTGAGGCCTTTGATGACAGCTATGTGCAAAAGGAGTCCTTTGCCGAATGTGATGAACGAATGTTCCTGGGGTATCCCCAAGACTCTTTCCAGAGCTGTAACTGGGGTGTTGGCAGCCTTCCCCGTCATTTGCGCCTGCATGGCTTGAacccctccctgccagcaccGCTCTCTATCAACAGAAGAAGCAGGTCACTTGACACAGAGAGCTTGGAGTTGGAGCTTGCAGATATGCCTCTCTCCAAGAATGGCCTTAAGCCTTGTCAGCTCTGGTCTAAATGGGACAGTGGCAAGAAGGACTCTGTCCCCAGGGTGAGCAGAAGCAAGGAGAGCATTCAGCTGTCTCCTTCCGAAGGAGGAGAAGCTGATGGGGTACTTACCTGGCCAGGGTTGCAGCATGTGGAGTACAAAGCCGAGCTTTCCTCAGGGGGAGAGAAACCGTGGAGCTGTACTCTGACTGCAAGGGCTGCCGTTGTCAAAGGCAGCTGGGATACATCTGAGCAGTCAGAAGTGGATTCCCCTTACATGTCCCTTGGATGGAGCAATGCCAGGGAGACTCCGGACAGGATGCCCCAGGATACTGGGGCCAGTAATCTAATGCTTCAGACGCCTAGACATGTGGTCAGACCATCCAATTTACCTCTGCAGACTGATACAAGAGAGGCCCAAGAGGTGTCTAGCTCCTACAGGTATCCTAGAGAAAATATGGCCAAAAAACTGGCTTGCGTGCTATCTTTGGGAGAAAAAGGGGCTGACTTACCTCAGAGCTTCGCTTTCACGCAGTCCCCTGATAAATCAGCAAAGTGCAAACTTGCTGGCATTACACAAGGAACGTTCCAGTTTCACGATGGCACTGAGACCTTAAAACCCTCAGATTGCTTTGCTGAACGTTATGGAAGCTCCAGTACAGACCTGCTGAAAGGGGGACTCGTACATGGGAACACGCTGCCCGTTAGCTGTCAAAGCACTACAGTGAAT
- the AMER1 gene encoding APC membrane recruitment protein 1 isoform X2, whose product METCCTEDAVGTSSPSVICRQVEGGDQKQEESRVGDRLPEWSDASVAAVEQAPPGKLKKTAFKLFGGKRSICTLPSFFGGKNKGQGKGASKKGLSKSKTHDGISDVGYEDGKGRLQLDSPLNGGMDSHPRQLPSSQSAHLATDASIKFEFGRQESSPLGSAEGFEKKPNGDKSLSFPRPKKGLKGLFNSIRRHRKNKAAESEKVEWAADCGDGEQAKKTQGAGAETQRASEEESPGGTPFPAPCTGSLDGNCSLNTTTNLGENTDWLVAAQSSSEGDAAMVPVGKDNILDVKLDAETIVCAGSPCDGLPEAHHPDYPDNDPPSVHSGDQLSLIFGDVTSLKSFDSLTGCGDIIAEPDIDSIAESTISIERSRDAAKRSSCLVTYQGGGEEMATPEEIEEYLQQLWEGTTEVDSRYETKLPQPINSPKLLGVNSKLETCGLHEEVAHLYAGGVMDDVELLTPPSDQQESAPNSDEGYYDSTTPGPEDELGEIKKDRLPRDSYSGDALYEFYEPDDTLMSPSLGDESLFESKASHPEIFSHFLDFAVPAEKNLIQMMGQSSGVMETEEERLAAIQKQLLYWELQREPVAKQLDVPSKEKCPRDKQYIECNTRAAKLIGKNQSCLGSEQVASPVLSRNVDAGISVSGLENPEWRDFQGTLCPEKYYNGQKAQGSCLIQLMKNNSVFDSDLDHAVFGELRSLVPAKTVTVTYPSYRTHDPDSCLQNEHHSRMENCLREPQTESECEPEQAVNFSQALVEFTSSGTLFSSLSESLGSSDSGSSFTQNLSVLPTMVTFDIVDVEQEGEGECEQHLEMNADEDIAASFEAFDDSYVQKESFAECDERMFLGYPQDSFQSCNWGVGSLPRHLRLHGLNPSLPAPLSINRRSRSLDTESLELELADMPLSKNGLKPCQLWSKWDSGKKDSVPRVSRSKESIQLSPSEGGEADGVLTWPGLQHVEYKAELSSGGEKPWSCTLTARAAVVKGSWDTSEQSEVDSPYMSLGWSNARETPDRMPQDTGASNLMLQTPRHVVRPSNLPLQTDTREAQEVSSSYRYPRENMAKKLACVLSLGEKGADLPQSFAFTQSPDKSAKCKLAGITQGTFQFHDGTETLKPSDCFAERYGSSSTDLLKGGLVHGNTLPVSCQSTTVNVQGGKDTNLFWNHILKAIIQGRISTSKENASSFRHRIRVREPQMNSIKE is encoded by the coding sequence ATGGAAACGTGCTGTACAGAGGATGCCGTTGGAACCAGCTCTCCATCTGTCATCTGCAGGCAAGTTGAGGGAGGAGACCAGAAGCAGGAGGAGAGCAGAGTAGGTGACCGGCTGCCTGAATGGAGCGATGCTTCTGTTGCGGCTGTGGAGCAGGCACCCCCTGGCAAGCTGAAGAAAACTGCCTTCAAGCtctttggggggaagaggagcatATGCACCCTGCCAAGCTTctttggaggaaaaaataaaggcCAAGGGAAGGGAGCCTCCAAAAAGGGTCTCAGTAAAAGTAAGACGCACGATGGGATCAGCGACGTTGGGTATGAGGATGGGAAAGGGAGGTTGCAGTTGGACAGCCCCTTGAATGGAGGGATGGACTCGCATCCTCGCCAGCTGCCAAGCTCTCAGAGCGCTCACTTGGCAACAGACGCCAGCATCAAATTTGAGTTTGgcaggcaggagagctctcccctggGGAGTGCCGAGGGCTTTGAGAAAAAGCCCAATGGAGACAAATCGTTGTCCTTCCCTAGACCCAAAAAAGGGCTGAAGGGGCTTTTCAACAGCATCCGGCGCCACAGAAAGAACAAAGCTGCTGAGTCTGAGAAAGTGGAGTGGGCCGCTGATTGCGGGGATGGAGAGCAAGCCAAGAAGACTCAAGGGGCGGGGGCTGAAACGCAGCGAGCCTCTGAGGAGGAGAGTCCAGGAGGCACCCCTTTCCCCGCACCATGCACAGGGAGCTTGGATGGTAACTGCTCACTGAACACAACGACCAACCTTGGAGAAAACACCGACTGGCTCGTGGCTGCTCAAAGTAGCTCGGAAGGAGATGCAGCAATGGTGCCTGTGGGCAAAGACAATATTCTAGATGTGAAATTGGACGCAGAGACTATTGTCTGTGCCGGCTCACCCTGTGATGGCCTCCCTGAAGCACACCATCCTGACTACCCAGACAATGACCCCCCTTCAGTACACTCTGGAGACCAGCTCAGCTTGATCTTTGGAGATGTTACTTCCCTTAAAAGTTTTGATTCCCTCACTGGGTGTGGAGACATAATTGCTGAGCCAGACATCGACAGTATTGCTGAGAGCACGATTTCCATAGAGCGCAGTAGAGATGCTGCCAAGAGAAGCTCATGCCTTGTCACTtaccagggaggaggggaggagatggcCACGCCGGAGGAGATAGAGGAGTACCTCCAGCAGCTGTGGGAGGGCACCACCGAGGTGGACAGCCGCTACGAAACCAAGCTGCCTCAGCCCATAAACAGTCCCAAGCTGCTGGGAGTGAATAGCAAGCTGGAGACTTGCGGCTTGCATGAGGAGGTGGCCCATCTGTACGCTGGAGGTGTGATGGATGATGTAGAGCTCTTAACGCCGCCCAGTGACCAGCAAGAATCTGCTCCCAATAGCGATGAGGGTTATTATGACTCTACCACACCGGGGCCAGAGGATGAACTTGGGGAAATCAAGAAGGACCGTCTCCCAAGAGACAGTTACAGTGGTGATGCACTTTATGAGTTTTATGAGCCCGATGACACCCTGATGAGCCCCTCTCTCGGGGACGAATCCTTATTTGAGAGCAAAGCATCTCATCCAGAGATCTTCAGCCATTTCTTAGACTTTGCTGTCCCTGCCGAAAAGAACCTTATTCAGATGATGGGGCAGAGCAGTGGAGTGATGGAGACTGAGGAAGAGAGGCTGGCTGCTATTCAGAAACAGCTGCTGTATTGGGAGCTTCAGAGGGAACCAGTTGCAAAACAGCTGGACGTCCCCAGCAAAGAGAAATGTCCCAGAGACAAGCAATACATTGAATGTAATACTAGAGCAGCCAAATTGATTGGCAAAAATCAGAGTTGCCTTGGTAGTGAGCAAGTTGCTTCTCCAGTTTTGAGCAGAAATGTAGATGCTGGGATTTCAGTGTCTGGACTGGAAAATCCTGAGTGGAGGGACTTTCAAGGGACACTGTGTCCAGAAAAGTATTACAATGGCCAAAAAGCCCAAGGAAGTTGCCTTATTCAGCTCATGAAAAACAACTCTGTGTTTGATTCTGATTTGGATCATGCAGTGTTTGGGGAACTACGTAGCTTAGTCCCAGCCAAAACTGTGACTGTGACCTATCCCAGCTACAGAACACATGACCCCGATAGCTGTTTGCAAAATGAACACCACAGCAGAATGGAAAACTGCCTCAGGGAACCCCAGACAGAAAGTGAATGTGAACCCGAGCAGGCTGTTAACTTCTCTCAGGCGCTGGTTGAGTTCACTAGCAGCGGCACTCTCTTCTCCAGCCTCTCTGAAAGCCTTGGTAGCTCTGATTCAGGTTCTTCCTTCACTCAGAACCTTTCTGTCCTTCCAACCATGGTCACTTTTGACATAGTGGATGTGGAGCAGGAAGGCGAGGGAGAATGTGAGCAGCATCTGGAGATGAACGCTGACGAGGACATTGCTGCATCCTTTGAGGCCTTTGATGACAGCTATGTGCAAAAGGAGTCCTTTGCCGAATGTGATGAACGAATGTTCCTGGGGTATCCCCAAGACTCTTTCCAGAGCTGTAACTGGGGTGTTGGCAGCCTTCCCCGTCATTTGCGCCTGCATGGCTTGAacccctccctgccagcaccGCTCTCTATCAACAGAAGAAGCAGGTCACTTGACACAGAGAGCTTGGAGTTGGAGCTTGCAGATATGCCTCTCTCCAAGAATGGCCTTAAGCCTTGTCAGCTCTGGTCTAAATGGGACAGTGGCAAGAAGGACTCTGTCCCCAGGGTGAGCAGAAGCAAGGAGAGCATTCAGCTGTCTCCTTCCGAAGGAGGAGAAGCTGATGGGGTACTTACCTGGCCAGGGTTGCAGCATGTGGAGTACAAAGCCGAGCTTTCCTCAGGGGGAGAGAAACCGTGGAGCTGTACTCTGACTGCAAGGGCTGCCGTTGTCAAAGGCAGCTGGGATACATCTGAGCAGTCAGAAGTGGATTCCCCTTACATGTCCCTTGGATGGAGCAATGCCAGGGAGACTCCGGACAGGATGCCCCAGGATACTGGGGCCAGTAATCTAATGCTTCAGACGCCTAGACATGTGGTCAGACCATCCAATTTACCTCTGCAGACTGATACAAGAGAGGCCCAAGAGGTGTCTAGCTCCTACAGGTATCCTAGAGAAAATATGGCCAAAAAACTGGCTTGCGTGCTATCTTTGGGAGAAAAAGGGGCTGACTTACCTCAGAGCTTCGCTTTCACGCAGTCCCCTGATAAATCAGCAAAGTGCAAACTTGCTGGCATTACACAAGGAACGTTCCAGTTTCACGATGGCACTGAGACCTTAAAACCCTCAGATTGCTTTGCTGAACGTTATGGAAGCTCCAGTACAGACCTGCTGAAAGGGGGACTCGTACATGGGAACACGCTGCCCGTTAGCTGTCAAAGCACTACAGTGAAT